One Candidatus Binatia bacterium DNA window includes the following coding sequences:
- a CDS encoding ADP-heptose--LPS heptosyltransferase produces MSARGVRKPGVRGEAWRLGPWKHPAARAFGAAAGRWAKRVGDVFLSAVLPPGDRFRPEEIEGVSRVLLVRPNFRIGNVLLATPLIPALRERFPGAELDCLCGDTAAPLLEGLGVDRIFVLSRRAVLRPWEFVRLFRELRRRRYDVTVDAGGGSFSGSLYAYLVGARYRVGSTRTSSRLVNVPLFLDGAGHAYDGSRAIARGLGVSAPRRPLYRVRPTEKEEARRILGTLGLGRDTPFLGVFVGGHKRKRFPAGRWMEHLDAMGREGLPVVVFLGPEEEWLEGLVRSLGRPSIRVLRPLPLRLFAAVLAEASLVVSPDSGPLHLAAAVEVPTIAILRDVRSLLYCPRGSDDRALFDPEPEELLAAVRSTLPRTRASRAVS; encoded by the coding sequence ATGTCCGCGCGCGGCGTCCGAAAGCCCGGCGTCCGCGGCGAAGCCTGGCGGCTCGGCCCGTGGAAGCACCCTGCGGCTCGGGCGTTCGGTGCCGCCGCCGGCAGGTGGGCGAAGCGGGTAGGCGACGTTTTTCTCTCGGCGGTGCTCCCTCCGGGCGACCGGTTCCGTCCCGAGGAGATCGAAGGGGTCTCACGCGTCCTTCTGGTGCGGCCGAATTTCCGGATCGGCAACGTGCTCCTGGCCACGCCTTTGATTCCCGCTCTCCGGGAGCGCTTTCCGGGCGCGGAGCTGGACTGTCTCTGCGGAGACACGGCGGCACCTCTTCTCGAGGGGCTGGGAGTGGACCGGATTTTCGTCCTCTCTCGACGTGCGGTGCTTCGCCCGTGGGAGTTCGTGCGGCTTTTCCGGGAACTCCGGCGGCGGCGGTACGACGTCACCGTGGATGCGGGGGGCGGTTCTTTTTCCGGCTCTCTTTACGCCTACCTCGTGGGTGCCCGCTATCGCGTGGGCTCGACGCGCACGAGTTCGAGGCTCGTCAACGTGCCGCTTTTTCTGGACGGCGCGGGTCACGCCTACGACGGGTCGAGGGCGATCGCGCGGGGGTTGGGGGTCTCCGCTCCCCGTCGGCCCCTTTACCGTGTTCGGCCGACGGAAAAAGAAGAGGCGCGCCGGATTCTCGGGACGCTCGGACTGGGGCGGGATACTCCCTTTCTCGGGGTCTTCGTCGGTGGCCACAAGCGGAAACGTTTTCCGGCCGGTCGGTGGATGGAACACCTCGACGCGATGGGACGCGAAGGCCTGCCCGTCGTCGTTTTCCTCGGGCCCGAGGAGGAGTGGCTCGAAGGGCTCGTGCGAAGCCTCGGACGGCCTTCGATCCGGGTGCTTCGGCCGCTCCCTCTGAGGCTCTTCGCGGCCGTGCTCGCCGAGGCGAGTCTCGTCGTGAGCCCGGATTCGGGCCCCTTGCACCTTGCCGCCGCAGTCGAGGTTCCCACGATCGCGATCCTGCGCGACGTTCGTTCCTTGCTCTACTGCCCGCGCGGGTCCGACGACCGCGCACTGTTCGACCCCGAACCCGAAGAGCTGCTGGCCGCGGTCCGAAGTACGCTGCCTCGGACGCGGGCCTCGAGGGCCGTCAGTTGA